In Gloeomargarita sp. SKYB120, one genomic interval encodes:
- a CDS encoding prohibitin family protein encodes MKSLRTSNLLGAVVAVLLLLLALNSVVIINPGEAGVLSILGKSQDNPLLEGLHLKPPFISRVDVYDVTVQKFEVPAQSATKDLQDLTARFAINFRLDPNRVVEIRRTQGSLANIVAKIIAPQTQESFKVAAARRTAEESITQREELKKDFDTSLQSRLEKYGIIVLDTSVVDLNFTPEFAKAVEEKQIAEQQAQRAVYIARAAEQEAQAEINRAKGKAEAQRLLAETLKAQGGELVLQKEAIEAWKSGGAQMPQVLVLTGGNNSGVPFLFNLKDLTGKGNS; translated from the coding sequence GTGAAAAGCCTTCGTACCAGCAATCTCTTGGGCGCGGTGGTCGCCGTTTTGTTACTGTTGCTGGCGTTGAATTCGGTGGTCATCATCAACCCCGGCGAGGCGGGCGTGCTCAGCATCCTAGGCAAATCCCAGGACAACCCGCTGCTAGAGGGGCTGCACCTGAAGCCGCCCTTTATCTCTCGGGTGGACGTGTACGACGTGACCGTGCAGAAATTTGAAGTCCCGGCCCAGAGCGCCACCAAGGATTTGCAGGATTTGACCGCGCGGTTTGCCATTAACTTTCGCCTCGACCCCAACCGCGTGGTGGAAATCCGGCGCACCCAAGGTTCCCTAGCCAATATCGTCGCCAAAATCATTGCCCCCCAGACCCAGGAATCGTTTAAAGTGGCGGCGGCTCGGCGCACGGCGGAAGAATCCATCACCCAGCGGGAAGAATTGAAAAAGGACTTCGACACGTCCCTGCAAAGTCGCCTGGAAAAATATGGGATTATTGTGCTCGACACCAGCGTGGTGGATTTGAATTTCACCCCCGAATTTGCCAAGGCGGTCGAAGAAAAACAAATTGCCGAGCAACAGGCCCAGCGAGCTGTGTACATTGCCCGGGCGGCAGAACAGGAGGCCCAGGCGGAAATCAACCGCGCCAAGGGCAAAGCGGAAGCCCAACGTCTCCTGGCTGAGACCTTGAAGGCCCAGGGTGGCGAGCTGGTGTTGCAAAAGGAGGCTATCGAAGCCTGGAAATCTGGCGGTGCCCAAATGCCCCAGGTGCTCGTGCTCACGGGGGGCAACAACTCCGGCGTCCCCTTCCTGTTCAACCTGAAGGACTTGACCGGCAAGGGCAATTCTTGA
- a CDS encoding nitrogenase produces the protein MVKIATWSVWSPLKNWLNQIEVRDVDFAHQICRWIPARCPFEREIRWRGQLILKIPALCRLNPLYSELMALRWRALCFLAEQCGEDVSCYCH, from the coding sequence ATGGTGAAAATAGCGACTTGGTCGGTGTGGTCACCGCTGAAAAATTGGTTGAATCAGATTGAGGTTCGGGACGTGGATTTTGCGCATCAAATTTGCCGGTGGATTCCCGCGCGCTGTCCCTTTGAACGGGAAATTCGCTGGCGGGGGCAGCTGATTCTCAAAATTCCAGCACTCTGCCGCCTGAATCCCCTGTATAGCGAACTGATGGCCCTGCGCTGGCGGGCGTTGTGTTTCCTGGCGGAGCAGTGCGGCGAGGACGTGAGCTGTTATTGCCATTGA